In candidate division KSB1 bacterium, the following are encoded in one genomic region:
- a CDS encoding metal-dependent transcriptional regulator, with protein sequence MITQTIQDYLKVIYKAGSRGESVTTNAIAEKLKVSQASVTAMVKKLADLKLIRHRPYYGVKLTDAGRKVALEIIRHHRLLELYLAEALGYEWDRVHDEAEKLEHVISEEFEDKMAKILGNPTADPHGAPIPSKDGLIEERTLECLSVIDAGQKVQVKEVSDKDPEMLRYLGDIGIFPDVMIDVMEKAPFGGPLLIKVAGKEYNLGERLTDNILVSQTPCNH encoded by the coding sequence ATGATTACCCAAACTATCCAGGATTATCTGAAAGTTATTTATAAAGCCGGTTCGCGCGGGGAATCCGTTACCACAAATGCGATCGCAGAAAAACTAAAGGTTTCACAGGCATCGGTTACGGCTATGGTTAAGAAGCTGGCAGACCTTAAGTTGATTCGGCACAGGCCCTACTACGGCGTAAAACTTACGGACGCGGGTCGAAAGGTTGCCCTGGAGATTATTAGGCACCATCGCCTACTAGAGCTTTATTTGGCTGAGGCCCTGGGGTACGAATGGGACCGCGTCCACGATGAAGCCGAAAAACTAGAACACGTAATCTCGGAAGAGTTTGAAGATAAAATGGCAAAAATTCTAGGCAATCCAACGGCGGATCCGCACGGCGCACCGATACCAAGCAAAGACGGTCTCATAGAGGAGAGAACGTTAGAATGCCTTTCTGTTATTGATGCCGGTCAAAAAGTTCAAGTTAAGGAGGTAAGTGATAAAGATCCGGAAATGCTTCGATATTTGGGGGACATCGGCATTTTCCCGGACGTCATGATTGATGTAATGGAGAAGGCGCCCTTTGGCGGCCCACTGTTGATCAAGGTTGCAGGTAAGGAATATAATCTGGGTGAGAGATTGACTGACAATATTCTTGTTTCTCAAACTCCTTGTAATCATTAA
- a CDS encoding multicopper oxidase domain-containing protein: MEKDYVKKIDRREFLKYGTAGTLAVTGAVTLAKLGLPASKIASPANGQEEISHNSIHAGQLGTVGDVISDSFDPSAFLTHFDTGQVSKLPNGQTLREFRFAAIDKEIEIAPGVFFPAWTYNGQVPGPTIRCTEGDRIRIYFSNTGSHPHTIHFHGIHSGLMDGVFEVVEPGQDFTYEFDAAPYGLHLYHCHTIPLKRHIHKGLYGAFIVDPKEGRPTVDHEYVMVMNGFDTNFDDDNEVYAVNSVAFHYQNHPIKFKVNDKVRIYLVNITEFDPVNSFHLHAEFFNVFRTGTSLTPNEYTDTLMMCQAERHILEFSYKYAGRYMFHAHQSEFAELGWMGLFEVEERQVAQDPINESRDKNG; encoded by the coding sequence ATGGAAAAGGACTATGTCAAAAAAATCGACCGGCGTGAATTTCTGAAATACGGTACTGCCGGCACCTTAGCGGTTACCGGCGCTGTTACATTAGCGAAATTGGGATTGCCAGCGTCAAAAATTGCCTCTCCCGCCAATGGTCAGGAAGAGATCTCTCATAATTCCATACATGCCGGACAACTAGGAACCGTGGGGGATGTGATATCTGACTCATTCGATCCCTCAGCATTCTTGACTCATTTCGACACCGGTCAAGTTTCAAAATTGCCTAACGGACAAACCCTCAGGGAATTCAGGTTTGCGGCCATTGATAAAGAGATAGAGATCGCACCCGGCGTTTTTTTCCCGGCCTGGACTTATAATGGGCAGGTGCCTGGCCCAACGATTCGCTGCACCGAAGGCGACCGGATTCGAATTTATTTTTCCAACACTGGATCACATCCCCATACTATTCATTTTCATGGCATTCACTCGGGCCTAATGGACGGGGTGTTTGAAGTGGTGGAACCCGGGCAGGACTTTACTTACGAATTTGACGCCGCGCCTTATGGTCTTCATTTGTACCACTGCCACACTATCCCCTTAAAGCGGCATATACACAAAGGGCTTTACGGCGCATTCATTGTCGATCCCAAAGAAGGCCGTCCGACAGTCGACCACGAGTATGTTATGGTTATGAATGGCTTCGACACCAATTTTGACGACGACAATGAGGTATATGCGGTGAACAGTGTGGCTTTTCATTATCAAAATCACCCGATTAAATTCAAGGTGAACGACAAAGTACGGATCTACCTGGTGAACATCACTGAATTTGACCCCGTGAATTCATTTCATTTGCATGCAGAATTTTTCAACGTCTTTCGCACCGGGACAAGTTTAACGCCAAACGAGTATACGGACACCCTGATGATGTGTCAGGCCGAACGTCACATTCTGGAATTTAGCTACAAATACGCTGGCCGTTACATGTTTCATGCACATCAAAGCGAATTCGCAGAACTCGGGTGGATGGGGCTTTTTGAAGTCGAAGAAAGACAAGTTGCTCAAGATCCAATAAATGAGTCACGGGATAAGAATGGATAA
- a CDS encoding ZIP family metal transporter codes for MDKSKLTIWLAGILPLVLLAGLVYVFFVVGPAGIFEAAFPPIEELTVERIHLKPNEMVVHVVNGGPDAVTIAQVMVDEAYWQHNIEPSRTVPRLGSAEITIPYPWVEGETHEVKLITSTGLTFAKTIEVAVESPEPNARYLWTFVLLGTYAGIIPVFLGLLWFPFLRKLNDKWLNFFLSLTVGLLLFLGVDALHEAFETADQVAGAFQGGGLVTLGFLISLLGLQAASKNQAGQNNTAGQPDHLWVAYMIALGIGLHNLGEGLAIGTAYSVGEIGLGAFLVIGFTLHNITEGLAIIVPIAKDRPRLWHFATLGAVAGVPTVFGTLIGGFSYSPIFSTLFLAIGAGAIFQVVYAVGKLMLQETKVGVANLLNFAGLALGLVIMYTTALFVVN; via the coding sequence ATGGATAAGAGTAAACTAACTATCTGGCTCGCTGGCATCCTACCTCTCGTCCTGCTTGCAGGTTTGGTCTACGTATTCTTCGTCGTTGGACCGGCCGGCATTTTTGAAGCTGCTTTCCCCCCGATTGAGGAGTTAACCGTAGAACGCATTCACTTGAAACCTAACGAAATGGTCGTTCACGTCGTGAACGGCGGGCCGGATGCCGTAACCATAGCCCAGGTTATGGTCGATGAAGCTTACTGGCAACACAACATCGAACCTTCTCGCACCGTTCCTCGATTGGGTAGCGCTGAAATCACTATCCCCTATCCGTGGGTCGAAGGCGAGACTCATGAGGTCAAACTCATTACGAGTACGGGATTGACGTTTGCCAAAACGATAGAGGTGGCCGTGGAATCGCCTGAACCCAACGCGCGCTATCTCTGGACCTTCGTATTGCTCGGGACGTACGCCGGAATTATTCCGGTATTCCTAGGGCTTCTCTGGTTTCCCTTCTTGCGAAAACTCAACGACAAATGGCTCAATTTCTTTTTGAGTCTGACGGTGGGTTTGCTGCTGTTCCTTGGAGTCGACGCCCTGCATGAAGCCTTTGAAACCGCAGACCAAGTGGCCGGGGCATTTCAGGGCGGAGGACTCGTGACGCTTGGATTCTTGATCAGTCTGCTTGGCTTACAAGCCGCGAGTAAAAATCAGGCAGGTCAAAACAATACGGCAGGTCAACCTGATCATCTCTGGGTGGCTTATATGATCGCTTTAGGTATCGGCCTGCACAACTTAGGGGAGGGACTCGCTATAGGCACAGCTTATAGTGTGGGAGAGATTGGTTTGGGAGCTTTTTTAGTGATCGGTTTCACGCTCCACAACATCACCGAAGGCTTAGCCATTATCGTCCCTATTGCCAAGGACCGCCCCCGGCTTTGGCATTTTGCGACCCTGGGGGCTGTGGCTGGAGTCCCTACTGTTTTCGGTACGTTGATCGGCGGGTTTAGCTATTCTCCTATTTTTTCAACTCTATTCCTGGCGATTGGTGCAGGCGCCATCTTTCAGGTGGTTTATGCCGTTGGCAAACTCATGCTGCAAGAAACAAAAGTCGGGGTTGCTAATTTATTAAACTTTGCCGGCTTAGCTTTAGGCTTAGTAATCATGTACACCACAGCATTGTTTGTGGTAAATTGA